The Lysobacter capsici genome has a segment encoding these proteins:
- a CDS encoding alpha/beta hydrolase family protein produces MLESTVAEERSLRAADGHRWSLIASIPPRPSASLLWLPALGVAARHYLPFAHALAARGIAVFVHEWRGNGSSNQRASRRSDWGYRNLLLDDLPVSEAAVARALPGVPRIIGGHSLGGQMACMRLGLAKLQNDPTIPTRLWLTASGAPYWPTWPMPRRLAMPMIYRFLPWLSQVNGTLPGRRIGFGGNEARSLIADWARTALSGRYAAPGIDADMEAGMAQVEVDLRVVRMVNDWLVPRASQDFLLSKLPRAQVEAIELGANDLGVRADHFAWMKQPEAVVKALLRD; encoded by the coding sequence GTGCTTGAGTCGACCGTCGCCGAAGAACGCTCGCTGCGCGCGGCCGACGGCCATCGTTGGTCGCTGATCGCTTCGATCCCGCCGCGTCCCAGCGCGAGCCTGCTGTGGTTGCCCGCGCTCGGCGTCGCCGCGCGCCACTACCTGCCGTTCGCGCACGCATTGGCGGCGCGCGGCATCGCTGTGTTCGTCCACGAATGGCGCGGCAACGGCAGCAGCAACCAGCGCGCTAGCCGCCGCAGCGACTGGGGCTATCGCAACTTGCTGCTGGACGATCTGCCGGTCAGCGAGGCCGCGGTCGCGCGCGCGCTGCCCGGCGTGCCGCGCATCATCGGCGGCCACAGTCTCGGCGGGCAGATGGCCTGCATGCGGCTCGGCTTGGCGAAGCTGCAGAACGACCCGACGATCCCGACCCGCCTGTGGCTGACCGCCAGCGGCGCGCCGTACTGGCCGACCTGGCCGATGCCGCGGCGCCTGGCGATGCCGATGATCTACCGCTTCCTGCCGTGGCTGTCGCAGGTCAACGGCACCCTGCCCGGCCGCCGCATCGGCTTCGGCGGCAACGAAGCGCGCAGCCTGATCGCGGACTGGGCCCGCACCGCCTTGAGCGGCCGCTACGCCGCGCCCGGCATCGACGCCGACATGGAAGCCGGCATGGCCCAGGTCGAGGTCGATCTGCGCGTCGTGCGCATGGTCAACGACTGGCTGGTACCGCGCGCTTCGCAGGACTTCCTGCTGTCGAAACTGCCGCGCGCGCAGGTCGAAGCGATCGAACTGGGCGCGAACGACCTGGGCGTGCGAGCCGATCATTTCGCCTGGATGAAACAGCCCGAGGCGGTGGTGAAGGCGTTGCTGCGCGACTGA